In Deltaproteobacteria bacterium, the genomic stretch CTGACCGAGCGTTTCTACGATATTCTCCATTTTTGGAATCTCGTCCGGATTATCTCCCTTGAACTCAGAGCTGGCGCTCTTTTTGAGCTTGCTTATATCCGCGTCTCCCATAGATGAAAACATTCTCTTTAAAAGCGGGATCGACAGGTTTTTCAGAAAGCGCTCCGGGAAGGTTATCTCCGCCACCATATCCTCCCGCATCACCATTAAAACAGGGATATCATATTCGCCGTTTTCATCATTTGAGAGCAGATACTGCTTCTCGAACACATAGGTCCATAACTCCTCCCGCTCCTTCTCTTTTACAGAGTAAGGGCCGTTCTTCATGAGCCAGACCATATCGTCCGATTTGAGCACAGGATTGAGAAATACTAGAGTGAGCCCGCCTTCATCGTTAAGCTCGAAGTTTTCCTCAAATGATTTGAGCTGGTTCTGTACCTTGTGCAGTCTCAAAAACACGCAGCTCATTATGGGCAGAATAATCGCGACCAATAAAACGGATGCTAATATGCGTCTGGGATTCATATAAATAATCCTGTCAAATAAACTAGGTTTTGTTTGTAGAGAAAAACAATTTAAAGAATACCTTACTTGAAAATTTCGTGCGGCTTTCAAATATTCTCTGACTCTAAATGACAGGCCTCAAATGCAAAAACGGGAGTAATTCTCAGTTTAAGAATTACTCCCGTTCTCTTAAAGGAGGATGGAGGATGATTTTAAGTGCGATGTTTAATTTTATAATATAAATTAAAGTACGATACTTTAAATGTCAAGTCCTTATTTCCGGCAGTCCGTACATTTTCGCCATAATTTTTATTACGCCCGCATAACCACCTGTATCTATTCAATAGTTTTGCAGTTTCAACCATGCAGAATTTATATTGCAAATCTCATAAAATTAATAAAACTCCCCCTTTTATTTTAACTGGAAAGAAAATGCAAACTTCTGATCTCAAGGTAAAAATCAACATCCGGACTAATGTTAAATTATTTCGATTGAAAATCCCGCAATATCCATTAAATTGTAGCTCGGTAAACTCACCATGCGCTCCATAACACTGCTTTCGCCGGCAAAAATAAATTTAACCCTCGAGGTGCTCGGACAGAGGCCCGACGGATACCATGAGATAAGATCGTTAATGCAGCCTGTAGACCTGTTCGACGAGGTTCGCGTAGAGACGATCGATACCCCCGGAATCGAGTTCACGTCGAGCGGCATCGAAATCCCTTCAGGAGCCTATAATCTCGCCTCAAGAGCCGCGGAAATTTACCTGAAGAAAGCCGGTCTCAAATCAGGCGTAAAGATTCATATAAAGAAAAAGATTCCTACGGGAGCAGGCCTCGGAGGAGGCAGCGGCAACGCTGCCGCGGTGCTCACGGGAATGAACAGGATATTTAACGCGCTCACGGAGGAGGACTTATTCCTTCTCTCTCCCGGACTAGGGGCTGACGTAGCCTTTTTCATCCGCTCCGCAACCGCTCTAGTCCACGGTATCGGAGAAAGAATTACAGTGCTCAGGGACTTTCCTCTCTTCTGCTATGTGGTCCTCTGCCCGAACCTTGAGATAGCCACCGCGGATATCTACAGAAAATGGGACGAATTGAACAAAGATACCGTTATGGAAACGGGGGACGGGAGAGATATAGCTGAGGACATTGAGCGGTTCAAAAGCGGGGACGGCGATTTCCCTCTGATGAACGATCTGGAGCTCCCGGCATCTGCGCTCCATCCTGAGATAAAGGCCTACAAAGAGATACTCTTCTCCCTGGGAGCGAAGAACGTACTAATGACGGGAAGCGGCTCCGCTGTTTTCGCCGTGTTCGGAGACGAAGATGAGGCGCTTCAAATATACGATTACTTAAAAACGACCCCCACGTTCCGGGTTTATTTCACGAGGGGAATCAAAGGATGGCACAGAATAATTTAATAATAGGTAACCCCTATCCTGGGTAAAATTAACTTATCCCAATCGAATATCTTCGATTATGTGCTATCACACAGGAGGATCAAATTGATATACTCACTCGGAGAGCGAAAAGTCGAAATAATAGGCGGGGACTATTTCATCGCGGATAATGCCGTAGTCATAGGCTCCGTTATCATCCATAATAACGTAAGCATCTGGTTCAACGCGGTCCTGAGGGGAGACCACGACCCCATCACTATACTGGAGGACACGAATATTCAGGACGGTGTTGTCATACACGCCGACGAAGGCGTTCCCGCGACTGTTGGAAGGGGGGTCACGGTGGGGCACCAGGCCATGCTTCACGGATGCACTATCGGGGATAACAGCCTTGTCGGAATAAACGCCGTGATTTTGAATAACGCCAAGATCGGAAAAAACTGCATAATCGGCGCCAACTGCCTTATCACACAGGGTAAGGAAATCCCGGACAATTCGATGGTGCTCGGCTCTCCGGGCAAGGTGGCAAGGGAGGTCACGGAGAAGGAGATAGAAGAGCTTAAGTTATCAGCAGAGCACTATGTAAAGAACTTCAAACGGTTTAAAAAGGACTTACGCACAGAAGGTTAACCGACATTCATGCATGGAGCATAACGGTTAAATCACCCGTAAAGCTCCTCCACGTACTCCCCTGATTTCCCCTCTTCAAGCGCTGAGGAAATTTCCCTGTAGAATTCTTCG encodes the following:
- a CDS encoding gamma carbonic anhydrase family protein, which translates into the protein MIYSLGERKVEIIGGDYFIADNAVVIGSVIIHNNVSIWFNAVLRGDHDPITILEDTNIQDGVVIHADEGVPATVGRGVTVGHQAMLHGCTIGDNSLVGINAVILNNAKIGKNCIIGANCLITQGKEIPDNSMVLGSPGKVAREVTEKEIEELKLSAEHYVKNFKRFKKDLRTEG
- the ispE gene encoding 4-(cytidine 5'-diphospho)-2-C-methyl-D-erythritol kinase, encoding MRSITLLSPAKINLTLEVLGQRPDGYHEIRSLMQPVDLFDEVRVETIDTPGIEFTSSGIEIPSGAYNLASRAAEIYLKKAGLKSGVKIHIKKKIPTGAGLGGGSGNAAAVLTGMNRIFNALTEEDLFLLSPGLGADVAFFIRSATALVHGIGERITVLRDFPLFCYVVLCPNLEIATADIYRKWDELNKDTVMETGDGRDIAEDIERFKSGDGDFPLMNDLELPASALHPEIKAYKEILFSLGAKNVLMTGSGSAVFAVFGDEDEALQIYDYLKTTPTFRVYFTRGIKGWHRII